In Anopheles arabiensis isolate DONGOLA chromosome 2, AaraD3, whole genome shotgun sequence, the genomic window gaaggaaaaaatgaaagtaaCCCAATAGAAGAACAGTGCAGTGTATGCCGTACTGTGCATCCCAAAGGTATTCCAAGGATGGCAAAGAAATACGCTACATAAGTGAGGGTTTGCGTTAAAACCACAGGATTTCTACAAGCttcatgaagaaaaaaaaagaaaagaaaaaagaacgtaATGATGGTAAATTATTAAATCTATCCACTTACCCTGCTTTGCAAATAATGAGTCGGTTGCTGGAGgcaacaaatatttaaatatcgCGCTAAGAGCGTAAGTATGATTTGAGAGATCGAATAATTAACGGATTGAACTGCGTAAAAAAGTCTAACTGCGTTTCGTACATGATGCTTTTCTCTCGTCAATCTTTTGTTTGGCCGGATTGCGCCGGTTTATGCCTGTATTTTGTACTGTATCTTTAAATCCTTTACCCGCGTTGGCACTATTCGAGaaggtatttttttatgtcgCGTTTCTATTTGACTAACTCAATTTGACATGAATGAAGCTCCTAtgtacaatttatttcatgGAAACGTGAAAATATATaacatttatttcttttcggAACCATTGGAAAATAACCGTAATTCATTTAATTTGTCCGCACCATGGTGCGGTTTGATCCCGTACTCTTTTCGTATTGTAGCCTGGTAAATTTATACAAAGATATTGCAATTCACTAATGCATCAGGCAGTATCCAGGGAAGGTAGTGGTAACAGCATTATGAAGGATGGTgaaaattgcaccaaaaaGGAAACTGATTCGAATATATTTATGCAAAAGCACAACAGCCTGATGTAGCTTCTTTCTCAGAAGTAATTCAATCAAGTTGTTGGTCGCTTAATTGACTCTGCAAATAATCCTTGCGGTTTTACTATTTACTATAGTGTGGTATAGGTGCTTTTTTCTATGTATGACTTTTCTGTGGCAAAACTTGATTCATGCTGGTGTATTGATgtgaaaaaaacatgaatcTAAATAATTTTTCCCCATGTATCAACTTTTGCAAACTAATTTGATTGAACAAATCTTAAGAGTATAATGAATGAACGATCCTTACCAGACGCTTGTTTGGAAACCTTGTAAACGGTAAATGAAGAAAGGAGTGGCGAATGATAATAGAACATGATTACTATTTGATAGGTATAATAGCTCAAAAGTTCTTGTTACAATTGCTAACAAAGAAACGCAACGAAACGTAAGGCAAACAATCAACCAGCAGGTCAGGTCGCTGGGATGCGCATCTTATAAGCACGGCAAAGTTGTACTACTACTGCATGTTGTACTACTTTCGTTTTGTGTACTGTGCAGTGTCAGGTGTTACGACGGGCGAGCTGCGAAACGCAACATAACGATTATTTTTGTCTAGATCCGAGTGCCGAGTAATATgcgaaaataataatttattacttTGTACGCAAAGGTTTAAGGTTCGAATTGCAAGTGTGTTCTCATGTGACATGTTAACATGGACGTGATCAATCATCATGGTCGAAAGCACATAACAGAAGAAGAACGCATTTAAACACCtgtaaaaatgtattacaaTGAACACTTTTATGTAATGTGCGCCGCATTTCACATAATAAGGCCGTTAGAAACGAGTTTGCTTTTTGTTACTCAGTCGTGTAATgtgttttcattcttttttccttccttttcctctACAACTCTCTAAACCCGTTTGGTTTTGAAATATCGCGAAATTGTTTGCCTCAAGTAATGTAACATTTGATAATATGCTCTCaaaagaaaattgttttttctctttttttgttttatttgaaaatagaaaaatgctacaaacaaacaagtaaGGATGAAGATGGTGTttagtttgtgtgttggtcggtaaaaaaaatgatgacaAATCAGCACATAATgacgaaaaataaattttcgcAGGATGATATCGAGattattttgttgtattgtaCACAGCTATGTTTTATTCTGTTTGCCAAACTACGATACAGAATGCCAGCAATAATGTAGAGTAACAAGAACTGTTGTTCGTTGGTTCTAGCTTGATATGCTGAAACTATTTTCCAGCGGTTTTCTGAACCTCTTCACATTTGTGCGTTCCATCACAGAATGGTCGATTTTTCGTCTGCTTGCAATTGCACAGCCAATATGTGCCGGATTTTTCCACCTGAAACCGAATGGGGCTGAAATAGTGTAAAGTAGCGATGAGTATTATACGAGCACATGGTATCATCCCCATCACACCATCCCGCTGCAAAGTGAACAACGTACCGCTGCGTGATTTTATATTGCACTAGCTTATGCGTTCCATCGCATAGCGGTTGACCTTTGGAGCGCCCACATAGGCACCAGGAATAACGCTTTCCTTTT contains:
- the LOC120898633 gene encoding CDGSH iron-sulfur domain-containing protein 3, mitochondrial, whose protein sequence is MNKVVNVFLGQIPCYTVRTSQLCVGRFYGTAGNDPKIPKNVIEHLNTAQEQQTNGVVYDKKPFRMELEEGKRYSWCLCGRSKGQPLCDGTHKLVQYKITQRPIRFQVEKSGTYWLCNCKQTKNRPFCDGTHKCEEVQKTAGK